A genomic stretch from Lathyrus oleraceus cultivar Zhongwan6 chromosome 2, CAAS_Psat_ZW6_1.0, whole genome shotgun sequence includes:
- the LOC127121929 gene encoding uncharacterized protein LOC127121929, which yields MAGEQHSDHSRPLVNYNMDDGPPSHEADVRDGHPSTPSPEPQNNGDASHAHNLGAETFHPIPVPVEGDAVMIAMVNALNQAGSMLHQQHERIMALEAERQEARPQPVSRIQQRSEPTKKRGRRSPEPHASRARARRDGGRARTSPRRGHSPDNNELSPLRSDEEDLHCPLSRAIMEAPLPKGMEKPPNLAVYDGTTDPDDHVDNVNAMLDYRNDITGHLKCRLFSTTLRKGAMAWYKSLAPESITSWRVMRSMFTRHFTASRRHPKTEATLEAIVQKKNETLRSYIERFNQEAVEVDTTEHMKKYLLERGLLPGSELSRAVGIEPPRTLNELLHKAQAYIRYEEKQVAHNARSGRNAGETEHSKREDTSISRRNGDKRREERPRELREGRGPAGRYSEYTLLTAPRERILVECINSEFKQGRVRFPKPSAPKPHTDKSKYCRFHRSHGHVTEDCVHLKDAIEILIQEGHLKQYTRRNEAPRHDEPEKKRPRENTPPDNSPYQVALCVSRPEDFFLPEPLPEGKITALSPWEDFPTTLVISGGGTNGESAALSVKRKFDELLLTAPEQKATLTKYRGKSNPISFFLEELPGGSPNSGIPLLIRAKMAQFDVRRILVDQGSSVDIMYVHLFKTLKLDKTNLAPYVGSDLQGFNGATTRPWGYVELLVTFGEQETAREVKIQFLVVDCPSLYNCIFGRPTLAELTAVPSTVHLKMKYYTKLGRVVTVHGDIEAARRCYDAAVKGQAVVSTKSNCNNKKLKTEDPARGVNAIDLDCRIGLDETEEGRFPKEPSLEHPVRPIPDGEFELIPLGDDPEKTVKIGKGLPEETREELVACLKENSDLFAWNAAEMPGLDPEIACHKLALDRAAKPIAQHRRKQSPEKAEAAERAVKDLLEANFISEAQYTTWLSNVVLVKKNNGKWRMCVDYTDLNRACPKDAFPLPNIDSLVDNSAGFKLLSFMDAYSGYNQIPMSPADKKHTAFMTPTGNYYYNVMPFGLKNAGATYQRMMNKVFKDEIGDMLEVYMDDMIVKSHEEIAHARHLAKVFEQARQCKMRFNPEKCTFGVRAGKFLGFYLTERGIEANPDKCRAFSEFPTPKTKKSIQSLNGVLASLSRFIAKSAQHALPFFRLLRKEATFDWTDECEQALLHLKKVLSQPPSYHGHQKRKPYTYTYPWQPRPSAPF from the coding sequence ATGGCCGGAGAACAACATAGCGATCACAGCCGTCCCCTCGTCAACTACAACATGGACGACGGCCCGCCATCCCATGAAGCGGACGTTCGGGACGGTCATCCATCCACCCCGTCTCCAGAGCCCCAAAACAACGGAGATGCCTCTCACGCCCACAATTTAGGGGCAGAGACATTTCATCCCATTCCCGTTCCCGTTGAAGGAGACGCCGTAATGATTGCCATGGTGAATGCCCTCAATCAGGCCGGTTCTATGCTCCACCAGCAGCACGAACGAATCATGGCCCTCGAAGCCGAACGACAAGAGGCCCGGCCCCAGCCGGTGAGTAGGATACAACAACGTTCGGAGCCAACGAAGAAGCGAGGACGTCGCTCTCCCGAACCCCACGCCAGCAGGGCACGCGCCCGTCGTGACGGTGGTCGAGCGAGAACATCACCAAGGCGCGGGCACAGCCCCGACAACAACGAACTGTCTCCCTTAAGGAGCGACGAGGAAGATTTGCATTGCCCCCTATCTCGGGCAATAATGGAAGCCCCGCTCCCCAAAGGCATGGAGAAACCGCCAAACCTAGCTGTGTACGACGGGACTACAGATCCCGACGATCACGTCGACAACGTCAACGCGATGCTCGACTACCGCAATGATATAACCGGGCACCTCAAATGCCGACTGTTCTCAACGACCCTCAGGAAAGGGGCCATGGCCTGGTACAAAAGCTTGGCCCCTGAGTCCATTACGTCATGGAGAGTCATGAGGTCCATGTTCACCCGGCACTTTACAGCTTCCCGTCGTCACCCCAAGACTGAGGCGACCCTTGAAGCCATAGtgcagaagaagaatgaaacACTGCGCTCATACATCGAGCGATTCAACCAGGAAGCTGTCGAGGTAGATACCACCGAGCACATGAAGAAGTATCTCCTCGAGAGAGGTCTCTTACCCGGCAGTGAACTTAGCAGAGCCGTAGGGATCGAGCCTCCCCGCACCTTAAACGAGCTCCTGCATAAAGCCCAGGCCTACATCAGATACGAGGAAAAGCAGGTGGCACACAATGCCCGCAGCGGACGTAACGCTGGGGAGACCGAGCACTCAAAACGCGAGGACACGAGCATTTCCCGTCGCAACGGAGACAAACGAAGAGAAGAAAGACCTCGCGAGCTCCGGGAAGGAAGAGGCCCCGCGGGCAGATATAGCGAGTACACCTTACTGACAGCTCCTCGAGAGCGTATCCTCGTAGAATGTATCAACTCTGAATTTAAGCAGGGCAGGGTCAGGTTCCCAAAACCGTCTGCACCAAAGCCCCACACCGACAAATCAAAGTACTGCCGGTTCCACAGAAGTCACGGGCACGTGACCGAAGACTGCGTCCACCTGAAAGATGCGATTGAAATTTTAATCCAAGAAGGGCACCTGAAGCAGTACACGAGGAGGAACGAAGCTCCCAGACACGACGAGCCAGAGAAGAAGAGACCCCGGGAAAACACACCCCCCGACAACTCTCCCTATCAAGTGGCCCTCTGCGTGTCACGACCGGAAGATTTCTTCCTCCCCGAACCATTGCCCGAGGGCAAGATCACTGCACTCAGCCCCTGGGAAGACTTCCCTACCACACTGGTGATATCAGGAGGAGGAACTAACGGGGAATCCGCGGCCCTCTCCGTCAAACGTAAGTTCGACGAACTCCTACTGACTGCCCCCGAGCAGAAAGCGACATTGACAAAATACCGGGGAAAATCCAACCCAATATCCTTCTTCCTGGAGGAACTCCCGGGCGGGTCCCCGAACTCGGGCATCCCACTATTGATAAGGGCAAAGATGGCCCAATTCGACGTACGACGCATCCTGGTCGACCAAGGCAGCTCAGTGGATATCATGTACGTCCACCTCTTCAAGACTCTGAAGCTAGACAAGACCAACTTAGCCCCCTACGTCGGATCAGACCTCCAAGGATTCAACGGAGCAACAACCAGACCGTGGGGATATGTTGAGCTCCTCGTCACTTTCGGCGAACAAGAAACGGCCAGGGAAGTCAAAATCCAATTCCTGGTCGTAGACTGTCCGTCTCTCTACAATTGCATCTTTGGACGCCCGACACTGGCCGAACTCACCGCGGTCCCATCCACCGTCCACCTGAAGATGAAATACTACACCAAATTGGGACGCGTGGTCACCGTCCATGGAGACATCGAAGCAGCCCGGCGATGCTACGACGCCGCAGTAAAAGGACAGGCCGTAGTCAGCACGAAGAGCAACTGCAACAACAAAAAACTCAAGACCGAGGATCCTGCCCGAGGAGTCAACGCCATCGACCTCGACTGTCGCATCGGGCTGGACGAGACCGAAGAGGGGAGGTTCCCCAAGGAACCCTCTCTCGAACACCCGGTCCGACCAATTCCCGACGGGGAGTTCGAACTCATTCCTCTTGGGGACGATCCGGAAAAGACGGTGAAGATAGGTAAGGGACTACCCGAGGAAACAAGAGAAGAGCTAGTAGCATGCCTCAAAGAGAACTCCGACCTCTTCGCGTGGAATGCCGCAGAAATGCCCGGGCTGGACCCCGAGATCGCGTGTCATAAGCTAGCTTTAGACCGGGCAGCCAAGCCCATAGCACAGCATAGACGCAAGCAATCGCCCGAAAAGGCAGAGGCTGCCGAGCGAGCTGTAAAAGACCTCTTAGAGGCAAATTTTATTTCTGAAGCCCAGTACACAACCTGGCTCTCTAATGTAGTCCTCgttaagaaaaataatggaaaatggcgtatgtgtgttgattatactgATCTTAATAGGGCTTGCCCGAAAGATGCTTTCCCCCTCCCTAATATAGACTCGCTCGTTGACAACTCTGCAGGTTTTAAACTCTTGTCCTTCATGGACGCATATAGTGGATACAACCAGATCCCTATGTCGCCCGCAGACAAGAAACACACAGCGTTCATGACCCCAACGGGCAATTACTATTACAACGTGATGCCGTTCGGGCTCAAGAACGCTGGCGCTACATACCAACGCATGATGAACAAAGTCTTCAAGGACGAAATAGGGGACATGCTCGAAGTGTACATGGACGACATGATCGTCAAATCACACGAGGAGATAGCCCATGCTCGGCACCTTGCGAAGGTATTCGAGCAGGCGAGACAGTGTAAAATGAGGTTCAACCCCGAAAAATGCACATTCGGAGTCCGGGCAGGCAAGTTCCTCGGTTTCTATCTCACCGAAAGAGGGATCGAGGCCAACCCCGACAAATGCCGGGCATTCTCGGAGTTTCCGACCCCGAAAACCAAAAAATCGATCCAGTCACTCAATGGAGTGCTCGCCTCACTCTCCCGTTTCATCGCCAAGTCCGCCCAGCACGCATTGCCATTCTTCAGACTCCTTCGCAAAGAGGCTACCTTCGACTGGACCGATGAATGCGAGCAAGCGCTACTCCATCTAAAGAAGGTTCTGTCCCAACCCCCGTCTTATCACGGCCATCAGAAAAGGAAACCCTATACTTATACCTATCCGTGGCAACCGAGGCCGTCAGCGCCGTTCTAA